From Fusobacterium varium:
AGAGATGCATTAAAAGATGTAGAGGGAGAAAAGGAATATATTTTTTATGATAATCTTAACCAATTAAAAGATATATATAGAGAAAATGCTCATAAGTTTGATGGAGTAATTACCAGTGGGCCAATTGGTTTTGAGATTATAAAAAAAAATACAAAAATAACTACACCTGTATATTACATAGAAATAGCAAAATACGAGCTCTATAAATGTCTTTTTCAGGTTCTGTCTGAAAATCCGGGAATAGATTTTTCAAGAGTTTATATAGATTTTGTATCTGAGGATGAAAAAGAATATTGGCTGGAAGATACTTTTTTGAAGGGAAAAGAGCCAATATTTTTACCTTTGGATTATAGTGATGTGAAGTTATATGAAAATTTTAAAGAAAAGTATCTTAGATTGATAGCTGAAGATAAAGTTGATTTGATTTTAACAAGAATAAGTAATATGCTTTCATTTTTAGATACTTTAGATATCCCTCATATATTTCTATTCCCATCTAAAAATACTATAAAGGAGACAGTTGAGTTTGCTATTAGAGATATTAAAGCTTCTAAGGCTGACAGCAAAGAAATAGTAATGGGAAAAATAACCTCTGATGGCGATATAAATGAATTAAAAAATAGGCTTGGATATGATTTTAAAAATTTCATTACTCAAAAAGTAGACAATTATGTAGAAGTATTTATGCTGAAAAAAGAATTTTTTAATATTAATCCTAAAGAAATAATTAAAAAGGAATATAAATCAAAAGTAAATATTGGTTGGGGTGGTGGAGCTAGTATCAGTGAAGCCAGATTCTATGCTGATGAATCATACAGAAAAAATGTAGAGTCTAATGGAGAAGTGTTGTGTTTAGTAGAAGCTGGAGAAATAACAATTCTTACTGGCACTTCAGAAGAAAGTAAAAAAGATTTAGATATAATAGAAAGGTTAAAAGAAATAAATGTAACTGGAGAAAAAGCGAGAGAGCTTATTGAACTCTATAAAAGAGGTGAAGAAGTAACAATAGATAAATTAGCAAAATATCTTAATACTACTGAAAGAACAACAAGCAGAATACTTCTTAAACTTGAAGAGAATAAAATGGCAGATTATTTCATTGAGAAGATAACCAGAGGACGTCCTAAAAAGGTATATAAGTTTAAATTTTAATAGTAATTTAAACTAGGTAAAGGGATATTTATTTTAATAAAAAAATCATCACCTGCAAGGTAAATTTACCTCACAGGTGATTTTTTGTTTTGGTATTTTATTTCTAGAAATTATGACAAAAATGATAAATTTGAGGAAATGGAAAAATTTACCAATGAAGGTCTCACATCGGTTTTTTTGCGTTTCGGCACCAAACTTACAACTATCTCAATAAAATCAATGGCTACTCACTAGAGTAGCTTTTTTGTTATTCTTAATTATTAATTAATACTATAAACTATTTTTAAAACTAAAATTAGATTTTTGGAAAACTTATTGTTCTAATAAGGTGTACCTTTTTCAGAAAATTGGGAAAATGTTTATAGTAGTTGGAAAACTAGAAAGATTACAGGAATTAGAGTTATGGAAATTCTAAAATTAAAAAAAACAACATTTTATAAACTACTTAAAAATTGAGAAGGCATACAGAAAAGGAATTTAAAAGAGTAACTCATTTAAGAACAAGGATATAAACTTTCTTAGAAAATATATATTTGAGGAAATTAAAATAGAAACAAAAGATGGATTAAAAAAAATCAAGGATTAAATAATTAATGTTTAGTCCTTGATTTTAATTTCTCATTATTTATATTTTTTAATCTTTCATTAGCTCGATTACTACAGATGAATTATTAGAAATTGAACTGAGTTCCTCTATACTTGTATTAATTTTTCCTAATGGAACTTTTTCAGATCAGTATCCAATATATTCATAATAAAATCAAGGCATAGGCATTAGTTGTTTAAGCCTTGATTTTATTGAAAAAGTTACAAGTTTGGTACCAAAACACAAAAAAACAGATGTGAGGTATAATAAATATAGATAGAAGATAAATATGGAGACTTTATTCTAACATAGTAATTTAATACCAATCGTGTTTTTCATTGCGATTAAGGTCATTAATTTTTTTCATTTCTTCTTCTGTTAGCTCAAAATCATAAATCTCTATATTCTCTTTTATATGACTTGGGTTACTTGATCCAGGAATTACAATAATTCCTTTTTGTAAATTCCATCTTAAAATTATCTGTACAACTGATTTGTTATGATTAGATGCAATGTCTACTAGAATTTTGTCATTTAATAATTCATTTTGATGACCTCGACCACCCAAAGGATACCATCCTTCTACTACAATTCCTTTATTATGTATATAATCAACTACATCACTATCTTGATAATATGGGTGTATTTCATTTTGTATAACTGCTGGTATAATTTCAATTTTTGGTAAAAATTCTTCTAATTCTTTAATATACCAATTTGAAAGACCAATTGAACGAATTTTACCCTCTTTTACTGCTTTTTCCATTGCCTTATATGCTTCTATATCATACATACCTGGATTTAAATCAATATAATCTACATTTAACTTTTCAAGAGCTTCATCAATTGCAATTTTTGCATTTTTATACTGATTCATATATAATTTTGTTGTTATAAAAACTTCTTTTCTTGGAATCAAAGACATTCTAATACCCTCTCCAACACTTTCTTCATTATTGTAAATATGAGCAGAGTCAATTAGACGATATCCATTTTGGAGAGCAATTGATACAGAATTAATGCATTTATCATTTAATAAGCTATATGTCCCTAGTCCATTTAATGGCATTTTATATCCACTATTTAGGGTTACAGTTCTTGATTCAAAGTCAAAAAAAATGCTTTGATTTTTTATGTTTTCCTTATTCACAATACTTTTTAATTTATTAGTACTTTGTTCACTATATGTAGTTATAGAGAATAGAAATAAATAAATAAATAAAGGTATAGATATGCTTTTCATTTTAACTTTTTCCTTTCACTAGAAGTTATTATAAATATCTTTTGTAAAAATAGTTATTGTTTAAATTTTATATTGTTAAGGCGATAAACTTCATCTAAACTTTGAATTTTTAAAATTAAAGGTTCTTTAAAATCAAGATTTTCAATTAACTTTAAGTCTAAATTTGATAGAGTAAAATCATCAATCATATAGTTCTCCTTAATTCTTTCAATATGAATTGATTTGGGGATGGTTATTATATTATTTTGATTAAACCATTGTAAGATCACTTGTGCAGGAGTTTTATTATATGCTTTACCAATATCAACTAAAGTTTTGTTGTAAAATATTTCATTTTTCCCTTCAGCAAAAGGAGCCCATCCCATTGGCTTTATATTAAATTTTTCCATAATATTACAAAGTTCTTTTTGTTGGCAAAATGGATGCAATTCAATTTGATTCACAGTTGGAATTATTTTATTATTTAAAATTAAATCTATTAATCTATCCTGTAAAAAATTACACACACCTATGGACTTTATTTTTCCCTCAAAATATAACTCTTCCATAGCTCTCCAAGAACCATAATAGTCACCATATGGCATGTGAATAAGGTATAAATCTAAATAATCTGTTTGTAGATTTTCTAATGTTTTTTTAAAAGATTCTTTTGTTTTTTCATAACCAGAATCTTGAATCCAAACTTTTGAAACAACAAAAACCTCTTCTCTAGAAAGACCACTTCTTTTGATAGCTTTCCCAACTGCTTCTTCATTTCCATAACAAGCTGCAGTATCAATCATGCGATAGCCAATTCTTAATGCATTAAAAACACTTTCTTCACACTGAGCTTGGTCTGTTATTTGGAAAACTCCAAAACCAAGCGAAGGAATTTTCACTCCATTATTTAATTCAATTTGTTTCATATTTTGACCTCTTTTTAAATTTAATATATTAAAAATATTATTGTGAAATTTTCTCTATTTTAACAGAAATTTTATTGTTTATTCCTAAAAGAGCTTCTAGTCCAGTTTCAATTTTACCAATAGGAGTTAATTGACTTCCTTGACCATAGTCTTTATAAAAAAATGCTAAATTTCCCCAAGGAATATAATATGTCAAATCTCCTGTTTTTGCATTACAACTTTTAGATGCATGACCAAGATTTAATTTTTGGGGAAGATAGGCAATTTTTTCACTTCCTGCATAATCTGTAAATTCAACAGTCAATGGCAGTTGTTTTAGTAAATCTTTTGCGGCATCATTATTGTTTAATATAACTATTACTTCTTTATCAGCAAAAGAAAATTTTATTTTCTCAGCTTTATCTGTAGCATAAGTTAAGAATGTACTTGAGAAAAATATTATTAAAGTAATTACTATAATTTTTAATTCCATAAATATCCCTCCAATTATATTGTTGTAACAATTTTACACTCTGTTTCTTTTTCTAAAATTATTTGACCTATTTTATCAGCTTTAATGATTCCTTTTTGAGGGTTTTTAATACTCACTATTTCACCTTTTATTGTTGCAGTTACATCACTATTTTCAAAAGCTAAATCACAATCAATCATTTCACAATCCTCCAATACTAATCCTTTTGCATAACATAAAGGTTGTGTTCCAATGATTTTACAACGGATAAGCTTTAAATTTTGAGAATACCACCCTAAATATTCTCCTTTTATTATACTATCAGTAATAGTTAAATTGTTGCTATGCCAGAAAGCATCTTTTGTATCTAAATTAGAATTTTTAATTATACTATTTTGAACATATTGAAAAGAATATTTTCCTTGCAAAGTAAAATTATCTAATTCTATATTTCTACTTTGCATAAATGGATATTCTGATATAAGTTCTGTATTTTTAATTTTCATTTCAC
This genomic window contains:
- a CDS encoding aldo/keto reductase, coding for MKQIELNNGVKIPSLGFGVFQITDQAQCEESVFNALRIGYRMIDTAACYGNEEAVGKAIKRSGLSREEVFVVSKVWIQDSGYEKTKESFKKTLENLQTDYLDLYLIHMPYGDYYGSWRAMEELYFEGKIKSIGVCNFLQDRLIDLILNNKIIPTVNQIELHPFCQQKELCNIMEKFNIKPMGWAPFAEGKNEIFYNKTLVDIGKAYNKTPAQVILQWFNQNNIITIPKSIHIERIKENYMIDDFTLSNLDLKLIENLDFKEPLILKIQSLDEVYRLNNIKFKQ
- a CDS encoding aldo/keto reductase, which encodes MKSISIPLFIYLFLFSITTYSEQSTNKLKSIVNKENIKNQSIFFDFESRTVTLNSGYKMPLNGLGTYSLLNDKCINSVSIALQNGYRLIDSAHIYNNEESVGEGIRMSLIPRKEVFITTKLYMNQYKNAKIAIDEALEKLNVDYIDLNPGMYDIEAYKAMEKAVKEGKIRSIGLSNWYIKELEEFLPKIEIIPAVIQNEIHPYYQDSDVVDYIHNKGIVVEGWYPLGGRGHQNELLNDKILVDIASNHNKSVVQIILRWNLQKGIIVIPGSSNPSHIKENIEIYDFELTEEEMKKINDLNRNEKHDWY